A single genomic interval of Zingiber officinale cultivar Zhangliang chromosome 4A, Zo_v1.1, whole genome shotgun sequence harbors:
- the LOC121969842 gene encoding probable E3 ubiquitin-protein ligase HIP1 isoform X3, giving the protein MQGERSTFQPFCESFDIDRPSSSSTSVMDQPLLWNDLVPASVENQDLPHNPASSSGTVSCGNVASQEGASFNFWNAVSPSSSMPLLNQGTHNEIKLENSWMASALGSRGGGPRIQDSQPEATNNLSFETDTGDHNSHLVNNRQQLSQFLDFNDNSTEHVELSREILGSGFHSGQSHLSLTPYQHVSFCGSSSGGSSSRAIDFFSNNDGGKQKVAECSSQKRKSIERDHGECSASGNSGNFNEGVHRVEEINARGSIIPRAAASDHYQFVNSAGNRESFQRNARMRTNHADEAYAFAPDLWPQDNNVSRYNVWHAQPSSASIPHNQLSDSRYIGGNLGSHRQHHACAIPVLSPDLYPFTHNEISTTEIGSSSDSPAVAVDGASAELEPSGVSINIPEQMFVPPISTRNMLQDQTNWGSVSGSTVLPGSLAPSSQAGTNLGGYQPLGANWLTHQNRRRISEAVHRSLLSSDSEHRGRSMGRPACQNSSSASQEVGHQSGAVSRVHQHPYMRLSMLQRQNSDALSIPLPTRTLAASREGRNRMSEIRNVFERLRRGENLLLEHKAHHIWFSILYFNLLLPIFLY; this is encoded by the exons ATGCAGGGGGAAAGGAGTACTTTTCAACCCTTCTGTGAGTCTTTTGATATAGATCGACCATCCAGTTCAAGTACTTCTGTCATGGATCAACCATTGCTCTGGAATGACCTTGTCCCTGCTTCAGTGGAGAACCAAGACTTACCTCATAATCCAGCGTCTTCAAGCGGAACTGTTTCCTGTGGTAATGTAGCTAGCCAAGAAGGTGCTAGTTTTAATTTCTGGAATGCAGTTAGTCCTAGCTCTAGCATGCCCCTGCTAAATCAAGGCACTCACAATGAAATAAAACTTGAAAATAGTTGGATGGCTTCTGCTCTTGGTAGTAGAGGTGGTGGACCAAGGATACAAGATAGTCAACCTGAAGCAACAaacaatctttcttttgaaacTGATACTGGTGACCACAACTCCCATCTTGTCAACAACAGACAACAATTATCTCAGTTCCTTGACTTTAATGACAACAGTACAGAACATGTTGAATTGAGTAGGGAGATTCTTGGATCAGGGTTTCATTCAGGACAGAGTCATCTTAGCTTAACACCATATCAACATGTTTCCTTCTGTGGAAGTTCTTCAGGAGGGAGTTCTTCCAGGGCTATTGATTTCTTTTCCAACAATGATGGGGGCAAACAAAAAGTAGCAGAATGCTCTTCACAGAAGAGAAAAAGCATTGAAAGAGACCATGGGGAATGCTCAGCAAGTGGAAATTCTGGTAATTTTAATGAAG GTGTACATCGCGTAGAGGAAATAAATGCAAGAGGCAGTATAATACCAAGAGCTGCAGCATCTGATCACTATCAGTTTGTGAATTCAGCTGGAAATCGTGAAAGCTTTCAGAGGAACGCTCGAATGAGAACCAACCATGCAGATGAAGCTTATGCTTTTGCGCCTGATCTTTGGCCCCAAGATAATAATGTTTCTCGTTATAATGTATGGCATGCTCAGCCATCATCTGCATCAATTCCGCATAATCAGTTGTCAGATTCGAGGTATATTGGTGGCAATTTGGGGTCACATAGGCAACATCACGCATGTGCAATTCCTGTTTTGTCTCCTGACCTGTACCCTTTCACACACAATGAAATTTCCACCACGGAAATAGGCAGTTCTTCAGACTCTCCAGCAGTTGCTGTTGATGGTGCATCTGCAGAACTGGAACCTTCAGGTGTTTCTATCAATATCCCAGAGCAAATGTTTGTTCCTCCAATTAGTACTAGAAATATGTTGCAAGACCAAACAAATTGGGGTTCGGTCAGTGGCAGCACAGTTTTGCCTGGAAGTTTGGCACCTTCATCACAGGCTGGCACCAACTTAGGAGGTTATCAACCACTAGGAGCAAACTGGTTAACTCATCAAAATCGACGACGCATATCAGAAGCTGTACATAGATCCCTTCTTTCTTCTGATTCTGAACACCGAGGTCGTAGCATGGGCCGACCTGCATGTCAAAATAGTTCCTCTGCATCTCAGGAGGTTGGACATCAATCAGGAGCTGTTTCCCGTGTTCATCAGCATCCATACATGAGATTAAGTATGTTGCAGAGGCAGAATAGTGATGCTTTGAGCATCCCATTGCCTACACGGACTCTTGCAGCTTCCAGAGAAGGGAGAAACAGGATGTCAGAG ATTCGGAATGTTTTTGAGCGTCTCCGACGGGGTGAAAATTTACTTCTTGAG CACAAGGCTCATCATATATGGTTCTCCATTTTGTACTTCAACTTGCTTTTGCCAATTTTCCTCTACTAG
- the LOC121969842 gene encoding probable E3 ubiquitin-protein ligase HIP1 isoform X2 encodes MDQPLLWNDLVPASVENQDLPHNPASSSGTVSCGNVASQEGASFNFWNAVSPSSSMPLLNQGTHNEIKLENSWMASALGSRGGGPRIQDSQPEATNNLSFETDTGDHNSHLVNNRQQLSQFLDFNDNSTEHVELSREILGSGFHSGQSHLSLTPYQHVSFCGSSSGGSSSRAIDFFSNNDGGKQKVAECSSQKRKSIERDHGECSASGNSGNFNEGVHRVEEINARGSIIPRAAASDHYQFVNSAGNRESFQRNARMRTNHADEAYAFAPDLWPQDNNVSRYNVWHAQPSSASIPHNQLSDSRYIGGNLGSHRQHHACAIPVLSPDLYPFTHNEISTTEIGSSSDSPAVAVDGASAELEPSGVSINIPEQMFVPPISTRNMLQDQTNWGSVSGSTVLPGSLAPSSQAGTNLGGYQPLGANWLTHQNRRRISEAVHRSLLSSDSEHRGRSMGRPACQNSSSASQEVGHQSGAVSRVHQHPYMRLSMLQRQNSDALSIPLPTRTLAASREGRNRMSEIRNVFERLRRGENLLLEDVLLLEQSAFAGGGNFQDRYRDMRLDVDNMSYEELLALGERIGSVNTGLSEEKILNCLKQRKYTSVASEPPEEVEPCCICREEYIEGEELGRLDCSHDFHSACIKKWLMIKNLCPICKTTALST; translated from the exons ATGGATCAACCATTGCTCTGGAATGACCTTGTCCCTGCTTCAGTGGAGAACCAAGACTTACCTCATAATCCAGCGTCTTCAAGCGGAACTGTTTCCTGTGGTAATGTAGCTAGCCAAGAAGGTGCTAGTTTTAATTTCTGGAATGCAGTTAGTCCTAGCTCTAGCATGCCCCTGCTAAATCAAGGCACTCACAATGAAATAAAACTTGAAAATAGTTGGATGGCTTCTGCTCTTGGTAGTAGAGGTGGTGGACCAAGGATACAAGATAGTCAACCTGAAGCAACAaacaatctttcttttgaaacTGATACTGGTGACCACAACTCCCATCTTGTCAACAACAGACAACAATTATCTCAGTTCCTTGACTTTAATGACAACAGTACAGAACATGTTGAATTGAGTAGGGAGATTCTTGGATCAGGGTTTCATTCAGGACAGAGTCATCTTAGCTTAACACCATATCAACATGTTTCCTTCTGTGGAAGTTCTTCAGGAGGGAGTTCTTCCAGGGCTATTGATTTCTTTTCCAACAATGATGGGGGCAAACAAAAAGTAGCAGAATGCTCTTCACAGAAGAGAAAAAGCATTGAAAGAGACCATGGGGAATGCTCAGCAAGTGGAAATTCTGGTAATTTTAATGAAG GTGTACATCGCGTAGAGGAAATAAATGCAAGAGGCAGTATAATACCAAGAGCTGCAGCATCTGATCACTATCAGTTTGTGAATTCAGCTGGAAATCGTGAAAGCTTTCAGAGGAACGCTCGAATGAGAACCAACCATGCAGATGAAGCTTATGCTTTTGCGCCTGATCTTTGGCCCCAAGATAATAATGTTTCTCGTTATAATGTATGGCATGCTCAGCCATCATCTGCATCAATTCCGCATAATCAGTTGTCAGATTCGAGGTATATTGGTGGCAATTTGGGGTCACATAGGCAACATCACGCATGTGCAATTCCTGTTTTGTCTCCTGACCTGTACCCTTTCACACACAATGAAATTTCCACCACGGAAATAGGCAGTTCTTCAGACTCTCCAGCAGTTGCTGTTGATGGTGCATCTGCAGAACTGGAACCTTCAGGTGTTTCTATCAATATCCCAGAGCAAATGTTTGTTCCTCCAATTAGTACTAGAAATATGTTGCAAGACCAAACAAATTGGGGTTCGGTCAGTGGCAGCACAGTTTTGCCTGGAAGTTTGGCACCTTCATCACAGGCTGGCACCAACTTAGGAGGTTATCAACCACTAGGAGCAAACTGGTTAACTCATCAAAATCGACGACGCATATCAGAAGCTGTACATAGATCCCTTCTTTCTTCTGATTCTGAACACCGAGGTCGTAGCATGGGCCGACCTGCATGTCAAAATAGTTCCTCTGCATCTCAGGAGGTTGGACATCAATCAGGAGCTGTTTCCCGTGTTCATCAGCATCCATACATGAGATTAAGTATGTTGCAGAGGCAGAATAGTGATGCTTTGAGCATCCCATTGCCTACACGGACTCTTGCAGCTTCCAGAGAAGGGAGAAACAGGATGTCAGAG ATTCGGAATGTTTTTGAGCGTCTCCGACGGGGTGAAAATTTACTTCTTGAG GATGTTTTACTTCTTGAACAGTCGGCATTTGCTGGAGGTGGCAATTTTCAGGACAGGTACAGAGATATGAGACTGGATGTGGATAACATGTCTTATGAG GAACTGTTGGCACTGGGAGAACGTATTGGCAGTGTCAACACTGGACTCAGTGAGGAAAAAATCCTCAATTGCTTGAAGCAACGAAAGTACACATCTGTTGCTTCTGAACCACCCGAAGAAGTTGAACCATGCTGCATTTGTCGG GAAGAATACATCGAAGGGGAGGAACTGGGTCGATTGGATTGTAGCCATGATTTCCACTCTGCGTGCATCAAGAAATGGCTAATGATAAAAAATTTATGTCCCATCTGTAAAACAACTGCTTTGAGCACCTGA
- the LOC121969842 gene encoding probable E3 ubiquitin-protein ligase HIP1 isoform X1, producing the protein MQGERSTFQPFCESFDIDRPSSSSTSVMDQPLLWNDLVPASVENQDLPHNPASSSGTVSCGNVASQEGASFNFWNAVSPSSSMPLLNQGTHNEIKLENSWMASALGSRGGGPRIQDSQPEATNNLSFETDTGDHNSHLVNNRQQLSQFLDFNDNSTEHVELSREILGSGFHSGQSHLSLTPYQHVSFCGSSSGGSSSRAIDFFSNNDGGKQKVAECSSQKRKSIERDHGECSASGNSGNFNEGVHRVEEINARGSIIPRAAASDHYQFVNSAGNRESFQRNARMRTNHADEAYAFAPDLWPQDNNVSRYNVWHAQPSSASIPHNQLSDSRYIGGNLGSHRQHHACAIPVLSPDLYPFTHNEISTTEIGSSSDSPAVAVDGASAELEPSGVSINIPEQMFVPPISTRNMLQDQTNWGSVSGSTVLPGSLAPSSQAGTNLGGYQPLGANWLTHQNRRRISEAVHRSLLSSDSEHRGRSMGRPACQNSSSASQEVGHQSGAVSRVHQHPYMRLSMLQRQNSDALSIPLPTRTLAASREGRNRMSEIRNVFERLRRGENLLLEDVLLLEQSAFAGGGNFQDRYRDMRLDVDNMSYEELLALGERIGSVNTGLSEEKILNCLKQRKYTSVASEPPEEVEPCCICREEYIEGEELGRLDCSHDFHSACIKKWLMIKNLCPICKTTALST; encoded by the exons ATGCAGGGGGAAAGGAGTACTTTTCAACCCTTCTGTGAGTCTTTTGATATAGATCGACCATCCAGTTCAAGTACTTCTGTCATGGATCAACCATTGCTCTGGAATGACCTTGTCCCTGCTTCAGTGGAGAACCAAGACTTACCTCATAATCCAGCGTCTTCAAGCGGAACTGTTTCCTGTGGTAATGTAGCTAGCCAAGAAGGTGCTAGTTTTAATTTCTGGAATGCAGTTAGTCCTAGCTCTAGCATGCCCCTGCTAAATCAAGGCACTCACAATGAAATAAAACTTGAAAATAGTTGGATGGCTTCTGCTCTTGGTAGTAGAGGTGGTGGACCAAGGATACAAGATAGTCAACCTGAAGCAACAaacaatctttcttttgaaacTGATACTGGTGACCACAACTCCCATCTTGTCAACAACAGACAACAATTATCTCAGTTCCTTGACTTTAATGACAACAGTACAGAACATGTTGAATTGAGTAGGGAGATTCTTGGATCAGGGTTTCATTCAGGACAGAGTCATCTTAGCTTAACACCATATCAACATGTTTCCTTCTGTGGAAGTTCTTCAGGAGGGAGTTCTTCCAGGGCTATTGATTTCTTTTCCAACAATGATGGGGGCAAACAAAAAGTAGCAGAATGCTCTTCACAGAAGAGAAAAAGCATTGAAAGAGACCATGGGGAATGCTCAGCAAGTGGAAATTCTGGTAATTTTAATGAAG GTGTACATCGCGTAGAGGAAATAAATGCAAGAGGCAGTATAATACCAAGAGCTGCAGCATCTGATCACTATCAGTTTGTGAATTCAGCTGGAAATCGTGAAAGCTTTCAGAGGAACGCTCGAATGAGAACCAACCATGCAGATGAAGCTTATGCTTTTGCGCCTGATCTTTGGCCCCAAGATAATAATGTTTCTCGTTATAATGTATGGCATGCTCAGCCATCATCTGCATCAATTCCGCATAATCAGTTGTCAGATTCGAGGTATATTGGTGGCAATTTGGGGTCACATAGGCAACATCACGCATGTGCAATTCCTGTTTTGTCTCCTGACCTGTACCCTTTCACACACAATGAAATTTCCACCACGGAAATAGGCAGTTCTTCAGACTCTCCAGCAGTTGCTGTTGATGGTGCATCTGCAGAACTGGAACCTTCAGGTGTTTCTATCAATATCCCAGAGCAAATGTTTGTTCCTCCAATTAGTACTAGAAATATGTTGCAAGACCAAACAAATTGGGGTTCGGTCAGTGGCAGCACAGTTTTGCCTGGAAGTTTGGCACCTTCATCACAGGCTGGCACCAACTTAGGAGGTTATCAACCACTAGGAGCAAACTGGTTAACTCATCAAAATCGACGACGCATATCAGAAGCTGTACATAGATCCCTTCTTTCTTCTGATTCTGAACACCGAGGTCGTAGCATGGGCCGACCTGCATGTCAAAATAGTTCCTCTGCATCTCAGGAGGTTGGACATCAATCAGGAGCTGTTTCCCGTGTTCATCAGCATCCATACATGAGATTAAGTATGTTGCAGAGGCAGAATAGTGATGCTTTGAGCATCCCATTGCCTACACGGACTCTTGCAGCTTCCAGAGAAGGGAGAAACAGGATGTCAGAG ATTCGGAATGTTTTTGAGCGTCTCCGACGGGGTGAAAATTTACTTCTTGAG GATGTTTTACTTCTTGAACAGTCGGCATTTGCTGGAGGTGGCAATTTTCAGGACAGGTACAGAGATATGAGACTGGATGTGGATAACATGTCTTATGAG GAACTGTTGGCACTGGGAGAACGTATTGGCAGTGTCAACACTGGACTCAGTGAGGAAAAAATCCTCAATTGCTTGAAGCAACGAAAGTACACATCTGTTGCTTCTGAACCACCCGAAGAAGTTGAACCATGCTGCATTTGTCGG GAAGAATACATCGAAGGGGAGGAACTGGGTCGATTGGATTGTAGCCATGATTTCCACTCTGCGTGCATCAAGAAATGGCTAATGATAAAAAATTTATGTCCCATCTGTAAAACAACTGCTTTGAGCACCTGA